One genomic window of Pseudomonas chlororaphis subsp. piscium includes the following:
- the rpoD gene encoding RNA polymerase sigma factor RpoD: MSGKAQQQSRLKELISRGREQGYLTYAEVNDHLPEDISDPEQVEDIIRMINDMGINVFESAPDADALLLAEADTDEAAAEEAAAALAAVETDIGRTTDPVRMYMREMGTVELLTREGEIEIAKRIEEGIREVMGAIAHFPGTVEHILSEYTRVTTEGGRLSDVLSGYIDPDDGIAPPAAEVPPPVDAKAAKADDDTDDDDAEASDDEEEAESGPDPVIAAQRFGAVADQMEITRKALKKHGREHKQALAEMLALAELFMPIKLVPKQFEGLVERVRSALDRLRQQERAIMQLCVRDARMPRADFLRQFPGNEVDESWSDALAKGKAKYAEAIGRLQPDIIRCQQKLTALETETGLTIAEIKDINRRMSIGEAKARRAKKEMVEANLRLVISIAKKYTNRGLQFLDLIQEGNIGLMKAVDKFEYRRGYKFSTYATWWIRQAITRSIADQARTIRIPVHMIETINKLNRISRQMLQEMGREPTPEELGERMEMPEDKIRKVLKIAKEPISMETPIGDDEDSHLGDFIEDSTMQSPIDVATVESLKEATREVLSGLTAREAKVLRMRFGIDMNTDHTLEEVGKQFDVTRERIRQIEAKALRKLRHPTRSEHLRSFLDE, translated from the coding sequence ATGTCCGGAAAAGCGCAACAGCAGTCTCGCCTCAAAGAGTTGATCAGCCGTGGTCGTGAGCAGGGTTACCTGACTTACGCGGAGGTCAACGACCACCTGCCGGAGGATATTTCAGATCCGGAACAGGTGGAAGACATCATCCGCATGATCAACGACATGGGGATCAACGTATTCGAGAGTGCTCCGGATGCGGATGCCCTTTTGTTGGCCGAAGCCGATACCGACGAAGCAGCAGCTGAAGAAGCCGCCGCAGCGTTGGCGGCTGTGGAAACCGACATTGGTCGCACTACCGACCCAGTGCGTATGTACATGCGCGAAATGGGTACGGTAGAGCTGCTCACACGTGAAGGCGAAATCGAAATCGCCAAGCGTATCGAAGAGGGTATCCGTGAAGTGATGGGCGCGATCGCGCACTTCCCTGGCACGGTTGAGCACATCCTCTCCGAATACACTCGCGTCACCACCGAAGGTGGCCGCCTGTCCGACGTCCTGAGCGGTTACATCGACCCGGACGACGGCATTGCACCGCCTGCCGCCGAAGTACCACCGCCTGTCGATGCCAAGGCCGCGAAAGCGGACGACGACACCGACGACGATGACGCCGAAGCCAGTGACGACGAAGAAGAAGCCGAAAGCGGTCCGGACCCGGTCATCGCAGCCCAGCGCTTTGGCGCCGTTGCCGACCAGATGGAAATCACCCGCAAGGCGCTGAAAAAGCACGGTCGTGAACACAAGCAAGCCCTGGCTGAAATGCTGGCGCTGGCTGAACTGTTCATGCCGATCAAACTGGTTCCGAAGCAATTCGAAGGCCTGGTTGAGCGTGTTCGTAGCGCCCTGGATCGCCTGCGTCAGCAAGAGCGCGCGATCATGCAGCTCTGTGTTCGTGATGCTCGCATGCCACGCGCCGACTTCCTGCGCCAGTTCCCTGGCAATGAAGTGGACGAAAGCTGGTCCGACGCGCTGGCCAAAGGCAAGGCCAAGTACGCCGAAGCCATCGGCCGCCTGCAGCCGGACATCATCCGTTGCCAGCAGAAGCTGACCGCGCTCGAGACCGAGACCGGCCTGACGATCGCCGAGATCAAGGACATCAACCGTCGCATGTCGATCGGCGAGGCCAAGGCCCGTCGCGCGAAGAAAGAGATGGTTGAAGCCAACTTGCGTCTGGTGATCTCCATCGCCAAGAAGTACACCAACCGTGGCCTGCAGTTCCTCGACCTGATCCAGGAAGGCAATATCGGTTTGATGAAAGCGGTAGACAAGTTCGAATACCGTCGCGGCTACAAGTTCTCGACTTATGCCACCTGGTGGATCCGTCAGGCGATCACTCGCTCGATCGCCGACCAGGCGCGCACCATCCGTATTCCGGTGCACATGATCGAGACGATCAACAAGCTCAACCGTATTTCCCGGCAGATGTTGCAGGAAATGGGTCGCGAACCGACTCCGGAAGAGCTGGGCGAACGCATGGAAATGCCTGAGGACAAGATCCGCAAGGTATTGAAGATCGCTAAAGAGCCGATCTCCATGGAAACCCCGATCGGTGATGACGAAGACTCCCATCTGGGTGACTTCATCGAAGACTCGACCATGCAGTCGCCAATCGATGTCGCCACCGTTGAGAGCCTTAAAGAAGCGACTCGTGAAGTACTCTCCGGCCTCACTGCCCGTGAAGCCAAGGTACTGCGCATGCGCTTCGGCATCGACATGAATACCGACCACACCCTTGAGGAAGTCGGTAAGCAGTTCGACGTTACCCGTGAGCGGATTCGTCAGATCGAAGCCAAGGCGCTGCGCAAGCTGCGCCACCCGACGAGAAGCGAGCATCTGCGCTCCTTCCTCGACGAGTAA
- a CDS encoding bifunctional diguanylate cyclase/phosphodiesterase, whose amino-acid sequence MPRLPTVLVLSLLAWTATAGALTLTDEERGWLSAHAELRLGVDASWPPFEYRDEEGRYQGLAADYIHLIQDRLAITLKPIEPASWSEVLEAAKKGNLDLLPGIMSTPERQNYLAFTRPYLDFPIVILAHKGGAQPRKLTDLYGLKIAVVENYAPHELLRTHHPDLNLVALPNVSSALQALALNQVDAVVGDLASSVWSLRQQKLDGLYVSGETPYRYQLAMGVPRDSKILVSILDKVLADISPAEVNEIQQRWVGNVLDHRSFWSDLLFYGLPGLLLLFAVLAAVIRINRRLSSEIARRVALEQELRSSEYHYRGLVESLSAIAWEARISDFTYSYVSPHAEQLLGYPLSHWLIPGFWRNIIHPADLTRAQHFCDHEVLAGRDHSLDYRVITADGRCLWVRDIVSLIEHGHEPIMRGLMIDISETKRTEEALQLSEQKFASVFQQCPDILVIARLSDGCLLEVNEAFEEQIGLSAGQVVGQTATELNIWGIQGVGPGLLQRLQAGSIRNLEMPFRRSNGQLFTGLISAEPFDLDTTPALVVVVRDISQLKETQQQLQTSEEKFAKAFHASPDGLLLSRQRDGLLIEVNEGFSRITGFNSAMSVDRSTLDLGIWVNLNERRQMLDLMQRDGFVRDFSCHIRRNDGQIRLCELSSRPLPIGDEDCMLTIARDITERHLMQEKLQQAATVFESTAEGVLITDTQQHISAVNRAFTEITGYSETESLGHTPRLLASGLHDSAFYAAMWHQLTAEGHWQGEICNRRKNGELYPSWLTISAVRNKDRFITHFVAVFADISSLKHAQAKLDYQAHHDPLTGLPNRTLFESRLLTALNSQQENGGQGAVLFLDLDRFKHINDSLGHPVGDLLLKGIAVRLKEQLRDIDTVARLGGDEFIILLPGLQQPSDADHIANKLLNCFTAPFQAGEHEFFISASIGTSLYPKDGCDVATLVKNADAAMYRSKAKGRNRVESYTRDLTAQASERVALEHELRRAIERNELYLYYQPKIRLGDQELVGAEALIRWHHPTFGDVPPEHFIPLAEENGMILQIGDWVLEHACQQLREWNECYESFGPLSVNLAGAQLRQPNLLGRIEQLLKDNRLKPGFLQLEITENFIMSQAEEALAVLHQLKRLGVQLAIDDFGTGYSSLSYLKRLPLDFLKIDQSFVRGLPDDPHDVAIVRAIIALGRSMQFTVIAEGVETHEQQVFLGNEGCEQIQGYIISLPLSADEFAATFLRLPVSDFSDSTAEKPSL is encoded by the coding sequence ATGCCCAGACTGCCGACCGTGCTGGTGCTGTCGCTGCTCGCCTGGACCGCAACGGCCGGCGCGCTGACGCTCACCGATGAAGAACGAGGCTGGCTTTCCGCTCACGCGGAGTTGCGCCTGGGCGTCGATGCATCATGGCCGCCCTTCGAATATCGCGATGAGGAGGGGCGCTACCAGGGCCTTGCGGCGGACTATATCCATCTGATCCAGGATCGCCTGGCGATCACGCTCAAGCCGATAGAACCCGCCAGCTGGAGCGAAGTGCTCGAAGCCGCGAAAAAGGGCAATCTGGACCTGCTACCGGGCATCATGTCGACCCCGGAACGGCAAAATTACCTGGCCTTCACCCGCCCGTACCTCGACTTCCCTATCGTGATCCTGGCCCATAAAGGCGGTGCGCAACCTCGCAAGCTCACGGACCTGTATGGCCTGAAGATCGCCGTCGTGGAAAATTACGCCCCCCACGAACTGCTGCGCACTCATCATCCCGACCTGAACCTGGTCGCCCTGCCCAATGTGAGTTCGGCCTTGCAGGCACTGGCCCTCAATCAGGTCGATGCCGTGGTCGGCGATCTGGCCTCCAGTGTCTGGAGCCTACGGCAGCAGAAGCTGGATGGACTCTATGTCAGTGGCGAAACACCCTACCGCTATCAGCTGGCCATGGGCGTCCCTCGCGACAGCAAGATACTGGTAAGCATTCTCGACAAGGTGCTGGCTGACATAAGCCCGGCGGAGGTCAACGAAATCCAGCAGCGCTGGGTTGGCAATGTGCTCGACCACCGTTCGTTCTGGTCGGACCTGCTGTTCTATGGCCTGCCGGGGCTGCTCCTGCTGTTTGCCGTGCTGGCAGCGGTGATCCGCATCAATCGCCGGCTGAGCTCCGAGATCGCCCGCCGCGTGGCCCTGGAACAGGAACTGCGCAGCAGCGAATACCATTATCGCGGCCTGGTCGAAAGCCTTTCAGCGATTGCCTGGGAGGCGCGCATCAGCGACTTCACCTACAGCTACGTGTCGCCCCATGCCGAGCAACTGCTGGGCTATCCCCTTTCGCACTGGCTGATTCCCGGGTTCTGGAGAAACATCATCCATCCCGCCGACCTGACGCGCGCCCAGCACTTCTGCGACCACGAAGTCCTGGCCGGGCGCGATCACAGCCTGGATTACCGAGTAATCACCGCCGATGGCCGCTGCCTGTGGGTTCGCGACATCGTCAGCCTGATCGAGCACGGGCATGAACCGATCATGCGCGGCCTGATGATCGATATCAGCGAAACAAAACGCACCGAAGAGGCCCTGCAGCTCTCGGAACAGAAGTTCGCCTCGGTCTTCCAGCAGTGCCCGGACATCCTGGTCATTGCCCGCCTGTCGGATGGCTGCCTATTGGAGGTCAACGAGGCGTTCGAAGAGCAGATCGGCCTGAGTGCCGGGCAAGTCGTGGGCCAGACGGCCACCGAGCTGAATATCTGGGGTATTCAGGGCGTCGGCCCGGGGCTGCTGCAACGCTTGCAGGCCGGCAGTATCCGCAACCTGGAAATGCCCTTTCGGCGCAGCAACGGCCAGCTGTTCACCGGACTGATCTCCGCCGAACCCTTCGACCTAGACACCACGCCCGCCCTGGTCGTGGTGGTTCGCGACATCAGCCAACTGAAGGAAACCCAGCAGCAGCTGCAAACCTCCGAAGAGAAGTTCGCCAAGGCTTTCCACGCCTCGCCCGACGGCCTGTTGCTAAGCCGCCAGCGCGATGGCTTGCTGATTGAAGTCAACGAAGGTTTCAGCCGCATCACCGGCTTCAACAGCGCCATGTCTGTCGACCGTTCCACGCTGGACCTGGGCATCTGGGTCAACCTCAACGAACGCCGGCAGATGCTCGACCTGATGCAACGGGATGGCTTTGTGCGGGATTTCAGCTGCCATATTCGCCGCAATGACGGTCAGATCCGCCTCTGTGAGCTCTCCAGCCGGCCGCTGCCGATCGGTGACGAAGACTGCATGCTGACCATCGCCCGCGACATTACCGAGCGCCACCTGATGCAGGAGAAGCTGCAACAGGCCGCCACCGTGTTCGAGAGCACCGCTGAAGGCGTACTGATCACCGATACCCAGCAGCACATCAGCGCGGTCAACCGGGCGTTCACCGAAATCACCGGCTACAGCGAAACCGAGTCCCTGGGCCACACTCCGCGCCTGCTGGCTTCCGGCCTGCATGACAGCGCCTTCTACGCTGCCATGTGGCATCAACTGACCGCCGAAGGCCATTGGCAGGGGGAAATCTGCAATCGACGCAAAAATGGCGAGCTGTACCCCAGTTGGTTGACCATCAGCGCAGTGCGCAACAAAGACCGCTTCATCACCCACTTCGTCGCGGTATTCGCCGATATCTCCAGCCTCAAGCACGCCCAGGCCAAGCTCGATTACCAGGCACACCATGATCCGCTGACCGGCCTGCCGAACCGCACCCTGTTCGAAAGCCGCCTGCTGACCGCGCTCAACAGCCAGCAGGAGAACGGCGGCCAGGGCGCTGTGCTGTTTCTTGATCTGGACCGCTTCAAGCACATCAATGACAGCCTCGGCCACCCGGTCGGCGACCTGCTGCTCAAGGGCATTGCCGTGCGCCTGAAAGAGCAACTGCGAGATATCGACACCGTCGCCCGCCTGGGTGGCGACGAGTTCATCATCCTGCTTCCCGGGCTGCAGCAGCCCAGCGATGCCGACCATATCGCCAACAAGCTGCTGAACTGCTTCACCGCGCCGTTCCAGGCGGGCGAGCATGAGTTCTTCATCAGTGCCAGCATCGGCACCAGCCTCTACCCCAAGGACGGTTGCGACGTGGCCACGCTGGTCAAGAATGCCGACGCTGCCATGTACCGCTCCAAGGCCAAGGGTCGCAACCGGGTCGAAAGCTACACCCGCGACCTGACCGCCCAGGCCAGCGAGCGCGTGGCCCTGGAACATGAACTGCGGCGAGCCATCGAACGCAACGAGCTGTACCTCTACTACCAGCCCAAGATCAGGCTGGGCGACCAAGAGCTGGTGGGCGCCGAAGCGCTGATTCGCTGGCATCACCCGACCTTTGGCGATGTCCCGCCCGAGCACTTCATCCCCTTGGCCGAAGAGAACGGCATGATCCTGCAGATCGGCGACTGGGTACTGGAACACGCCTGTCAGCAGCTGCGTGAGTGGAACGAGTGTTACGAGAGTTTCGGCCCGCTCTCGGTCAACCTCGCCGGCGCCCAGTTGCGCCAGCCGAACCTGCTGGGGCGGATTGAACAACTGCTGAAAGACAACCGCCTCAAACCCGGCTTCCTGCAGCTGGAAATCACCGAGAACTTCATCATGAGCCAGGCCGAGGAAGCCCTGGCGGTCCTGCACCAGCTCAAGCGCCTGGGCGTTCAGTTGGCCATCGACGATTTTGGAACCGGCTACTCGTCCCTGAGCTACCTCAAGCGCCTGCCGCTGGATTTCCTGAAAATCGATCAATCTTTCGTCCGCGGCCTGCCCGATGACCCCCACGATGTGGCGATCGTACGGGCCATCATCGCCCTGGGCCGCAGCATGCAATTCACCGTGATCGCCGAAGGCGTGGAAACCCACGAACAGCAGGTATTCCTCGGGAACGAAGGCTGCGAACAGATCCAGGGCTACATCATCAGCCTGCCGCTGAGCGCCGACGAATTCGCCGCGACCTTTCTGCGCCTTCCCGTTTCGGATTTTTCGGATAGCACAGCCGAGAAACCGTCGCTATAA
- a CDS encoding lipopolysaccharide biosynthesis protein — MIRTQHMEVVSTAPSPGPVAGFARCRNIQQGPVFIIASGSSAKDFPIEAFANIPMITMNGAISMFRGTGIRPFFYACSDTSFSLQQPELFAQAMDLSQRVALWEEHARTIPIQPRGELFLLKKAPRQTWKERLLRSNRDLVRPPLLWGNRSRTIGFSKNLELGFFDARTVAYLALQLAYHAGFDTAILVGVDLSPAQGRFYETPDSFKSPCGLDQHLQSRILPSLKLMSDKVMGKDFAVYNLSPTSRIPSSIIPNISLDELGKLVDR; from the coding sequence ATGATTCGGACACAACACATGGAAGTAGTATCTACGGCGCCTTCGCCTGGCCCGGTAGCGGGGTTCGCACGTTGCCGGAATATTCAGCAAGGCCCGGTTTTCATCATTGCATCCGGTAGTTCGGCAAAGGATTTTCCCATCGAAGCCTTTGCGAACATCCCGATGATCACCATGAACGGAGCCATCTCGATGTTCCGCGGGACCGGCATACGGCCCTTTTTTTATGCCTGCTCCGATACCAGTTTCTCCCTCCAGCAACCCGAGCTCTTCGCCCAGGCGATGGATCTCAGCCAGCGTGTGGCGCTCTGGGAAGAACATGCCCGGACGATTCCGATCCAGCCTCGCGGCGAGCTGTTTCTACTGAAGAAAGCACCACGACAGACCTGGAAGGAGCGATTGCTCAGGAGCAACCGCGATCTGGTTCGCCCTCCTCTGCTCTGGGGCAACAGGAGCCGGACCATCGGCTTCAGCAAGAATCTCGAGCTGGGGTTCTTCGACGCCCGCACGGTGGCTTATCTGGCGCTGCAACTCGCCTATCATGCCGGCTTCGATACGGCGATCCTGGTGGGCGTCGACCTGAGTCCTGCCCAGGGGCGCTTTTATGAAACGCCAGACAGCTTCAAGTCGCCCTGCGGCCTGGACCAGCACCTGCAATCGCGGATCCTGCCGTCCTTGAAGCTGATGTCGGACAAGGTCATGGGCAAGGACTTCGCGGTGTACAACCTGTCCCCCACGTCGCGCATTCCCAGCTCGATCATTCCCAACATCAGCCTCGACGAGCTCGGCAAACTGGTTGATCGCTGA
- a CDS encoding glucose/quinate/shikimate family membrane-bound PQQ-dependent dehydrogenase produces the protein MNNSGAATGSKWLLWALGVLIALIGLGLAGGGGYLVSLGGSWFFLLMGLAMIVSGLLIARRNPRGAWLYGVALVLTAIWAVWDAGLEYWPLVSRVLTFAVIGLVVALIYPTLVRASGATAGRGAYGLAGVLGIGVVATLAYMFVPTHVVKASSEPAIKPVAPGTEQKDWAHWGNTTAGNRFAALDQINKDNIDQLQVAWTFRTGDIPQSTGAGAEDQNTLLQIGDRVYTCTAYGKVFALDADTGAERWRFDPQGSAPNWQRCRGLGYFDASTEPAAAPAACAKRLFLPTGDARLIAINAETGKPCEDFGDKGTVDLKTDMGEVKPGYYQQTSTPLVAGNVVIVGGRVADNYSIGEPPGVVRAYDVRSGELVWAWDPGNPNTTKRPPAGETYTRGTPNVWSAMSYDAKLGLVYLPTGNATPDFFAGQRTELDDKWSSSIVALDVKTGQVRWHFQTTHHDLWDFDLPAQPLLYDVPDDKGGVQPALAQVTKQGEIFLLNRETGVPIARVEERPVPQGNMPGERYSPTQPFSVEMPSIGNQTLTESDMWGATPFDQLMCRIQFKGMRHEGVYTPPGMDHALQFPGSLGGMNWGSVSVDPNSNYMFVNDMRLGLANYMIPRAKIAAGASGIEMGVVPQDGTPFGAMRQRFLSPAGIPCQKPPFGTMSAIDLKTKKLVWQVPVGTVQDTGPLGIRMHMPIPIGMPTLGASLATQSGLLFFAGTQDFYLRAFDTGNGNEIWKARLPVGSQSGPMTYVSPKTGRQYILLTAGGARQSPDRGDYVIAYALPE, from the coding sequence ATGAATAATTCTGGGGCTGCCACCGGCAGCAAATGGCTGCTGTGGGCGCTGGGTGTGCTGATCGCATTGATCGGCCTGGGACTGGCCGGCGGGGGCGGGTACCTGGTCAGTCTGGGTGGCAGTTGGTTCTTCCTGCTGATGGGCTTGGCGATGATCGTTTCCGGGCTGCTGATTGCCCGGCGTAACCCGCGTGGCGCCTGGCTGTACGGGGTGGCACTGGTGCTGACGGCGATCTGGGCGGTCTGGGATGCCGGGCTGGAGTACTGGCCACTGGTTTCGCGAGTGCTGACCTTCGCCGTTATCGGCCTGGTGGTGGCGCTGATCTATCCAACCCTGGTGCGTGCGTCGGGCGCGACCGCCGGCCGTGGTGCTTATGGCCTGGCGGGTGTGCTGGGCATTGGCGTCGTGGCGACCCTGGCCTACATGTTCGTGCCGACCCATGTGGTCAAGGCCAGCAGCGAGCCGGCGATCAAGCCTGTGGCTCCAGGTACCGAGCAGAAGGACTGGGCCCATTGGGGCAATACCACTGCCGGCAATCGTTTTGCCGCGCTGGACCAGATCAACAAGGACAACATCGACCAGTTGCAGGTGGCCTGGACTTTCCGCACCGGCGATATTCCGCAAAGCACCGGCGCGGGCGCCGAAGACCAGAACACACTGCTGCAGATCGGTGACAGGGTCTATACCTGCACCGCCTACGGCAAGGTGTTCGCCCTGGACGCCGACACCGGCGCCGAACGCTGGAGGTTCGACCCGCAAGGTTCGGCGCCTAACTGGCAGCGTTGCCGCGGCCTGGGTTATTTCGATGCCTCCACCGAGCCTGCTGCCGCTCCGGCCGCCTGCGCCAAGCGTTTGTTCCTGCCGACTGGCGATGCGCGTCTGATCGCGATCAACGCAGAAACCGGCAAGCCGTGCGAAGACTTCGGCGACAAAGGCACGGTCGACCTGAAAACCGACATGGGCGAAGTGAAGCCTGGCTACTACCAGCAGACCTCGACGCCGCTGGTGGCCGGCAATGTGGTCATAGTTGGCGGCCGGGTGGCGGATAACTATTCCATCGGCGAGCCACCGGGCGTGGTTCGCGCCTACGACGTGCGCAGCGGCGAACTGGTCTGGGCCTGGGATCCGGGCAACCCGAACACCACCAAGCGTCCGCCGGCGGGCGAGACCTATACCCGCGGTACGCCAAACGTCTGGTCGGCCATGTCCTATGACGCCAAGCTCGGTCTGGTCTACCTGCCGACCGGCAACGCCACGCCAGACTTCTTCGCCGGCCAGCGCACGGAACTCGACGACAAATGGAGTTCGTCCATTGTCGCCCTGGATGTGAAAACCGGTCAGGTGCGCTGGCACTTCCAGACCACTCACCACGATTTGTGGGACTTCGACCTGCCGGCGCAGCCGCTGCTGTACGACGTGCCGGACGACAAGGGCGGAGTCCAGCCGGCGCTGGCGCAGGTCACCAAGCAGGGTGAGATCTTCCTGCTCAACCGCGAAACCGGAGTGCCTATCGCCCGGGTGGAAGAGCGTCCGGTGCCGCAGGGCAATATGCCGGGCGAACGCTACTCGCCAACCCAGCCGTTCTCGGTGGAGATGCCGTCGATCGGCAACCAGACCCTCACCGAGTCGGATATGTGGGGCGCCACACCGTTCGACCAGTTGATGTGCCGCATCCAGTTCAAGGGCATGCGCCATGAAGGCGTCTACACCCCGCCAGGCATGGATCACGCCTTGCAGTTCCCGGGCTCCCTGGGTGGCATGAACTGGGGCAGCGTGTCGGTGGACCCGAACAGCAACTATATGTTCGTCAACGATATGCGCCTGGGCCTGGCCAACTACATGATCCCGCGCGCGAAGATCGCGGCCGGGGCCAGCGGCATCGAAATGGGCGTAGTGCCTCAGGACGGCACGCCGTTTGGGGCGATGCGCCAGCGTTTCCTCTCGCCTGCCGGTATTCCGTGCCAGAAGCCACCGTTCGGCACCATGTCGGCCATCGACCTGAAAACCAAGAAGCTGGTGTGGCAGGTACCGGTCGGTACCGTGCAGGACACCGGTCCCCTGGGCATTCGCATGCACATGCCAATCCCGATCGGCATGCCGACCCTGGGGGCGTCCCTGGCGACCCAGTCCGGCCTGTTGTTCTTCGCCGGCACCCAGGACTTCTACTTGCGCGCCTTCGATACAGGCAATGGCAACGAAATCTGGAAAGCCCGCCTGCCGGTGGGCAGCCAGTCGGGGCCGATGACCTACGTATCGCCGAAGACCGGCCGGCAGTACATCCTGCTGACCGCTGGCGGCGCGCGTCAGTCGCCGGACCGTGGGGACTATGTGATCGCTTATGCATTGCCCGAATAA
- a CDS encoding Lrp/AsnC family transcriptional regulator, giving the protein MSDSRPLVLDEIDRQLIAALQINARESVAMLARQLGIARTTVTSRLARLEKARVITGYGVRLGQRVIDGGLQAYVGIKVQPRSGKEVLRRLSAMAQVQQLCAVSGEFDYVAWLRTDSPEQLDQLLDQIGSVDGVEKTTTSIILSSKIDRGHPV; this is encoded by the coding sequence TTGTCTGACAGCCGCCCTCTCGTCCTCGACGAAATCGACCGCCAACTGATCGCGGCCTTGCAGATCAATGCCCGCGAAAGCGTGGCCATGCTCGCCAGGCAGCTGGGGATCGCCCGTACCACCGTGACCTCGCGCCTGGCGCGGCTGGAAAAGGCACGGGTGATTACCGGTTATGGCGTGCGCCTGGGTCAGCGGGTCATCGATGGCGGCTTGCAGGCCTACGTAGGGATCAAGGTGCAGCCGCGCTCCGGCAAGGAGGTACTGCGGCGCCTGAGCGCCATGGCCCAGGTCCAGCAACTCTGCGCGGTGAGTGGGGAATTCGACTATGTCGCCTGGCTGCGCACCGATTCGCCGGAGCAGCTGGACCAGTTGCTCGACCAGATCGGCAGTGTCGACGGCGTGGAAAAGACCACCACCTCGATCATCCTCAGTAGCAAGATCGACCGCGGGCATCCCGTCTGA
- a CDS encoding flavin monoamine oxidase family protein — translation MNKNNRHPADGKKPITIFGPDFPFAFDDWIEHPAGLGSIPEANHGAEVAIVGAGIAGLVAAYELMKLGLKPVVYEASKMGGRLRSQAFEGAEGIIAELGGMRFPVSSTAFYHYVDKLGLETKPFPNPLTPASGSTVIDLEGQTHYAQKLADLPALFQEVADAWADALEDGSRFGEIQQAIRDRDVPRLKELWNTLVPLWDDRTFYDFVATSKAFAKLSFHHREVFGQVGFGTGGWDSDFPNSMLEIFRVVMTNCDDHQHLVVGGVEQVPLGIWRHVPERCAHWPQGTSLSSLHHGAPRPGVKRIARAADGRFSVTDNWGDTREYAAVLTTCQSWLLTTQIECEESLFSQKMWMALDRTRYMQSSKTFVMVDRPFWKDKDPETGRDLMSMTLTDRLTRGTYLFDNGKFDNGDDKPGVICLSYSWMSDALKMLPHPVEKRVKLALDALKKIYPKVDIAGRIIGDPITVSWEADPHFLGAFKGALPGHYRYNQRMYAHFMQDDLPAEQRGIFIAGDDVSWTPAWVEGAVQTSLNAVWGIMKHFGGQTHTENPGPGDVFHEIGPIALAD, via the coding sequence ATGAACAAGAACAATCGCCATCCTGCAGACGGTAAGAAACCCATCACCATTTTCGGCCCGGACTTCCCGTTCGCCTTCGACGACTGGATCGAGCACCCGGCCGGCCTGGGCAGCATCCCCGAGGCCAACCATGGCGCCGAAGTGGCGATTGTCGGGGCCGGTATTGCCGGGCTGGTGGCGGCCTACGAGCTGATGAAACTGGGCCTCAAACCCGTAGTGTACGAAGCCTCGAAAATGGGCGGTCGACTGCGCTCCCAGGCGTTCGAAGGCGCCGAAGGGATCATCGCCGAGCTGGGCGGCATGCGCTTTCCAGTGTCCTCCACGGCCTTCTATCACTACGTCGACAAGCTGGGTCTGGAGACCAAGCCCTTTCCCAACCCGCTGACGCCGGCTTCCGGCAGCACCGTGATCGACCTCGAAGGCCAGACTCACTACGCGCAGAAGCTTGCCGACCTGCCAGCGCTGTTCCAGGAAGTGGCCGACGCCTGGGCCGATGCCCTGGAAGACGGTTCGCGCTTCGGCGAAATCCAGCAGGCCATTCGCGACCGCGACGTGCCGCGCCTCAAGGAACTGTGGAACACCCTGGTGCCGCTGTGGGACGACCGCACCTTCTATGACTTCGTCGCCACCTCGAAAGCCTTCGCCAAGCTGTCGTTCCATCACCGCGAAGTATTCGGCCAGGTCGGCTTCGGCACCGGCGGCTGGGATTCGGACTTCCCCAACTCGATGCTGGAAATCTTCCGCGTGGTAATGACCAACTGCGACGATCACCAGCACCTGGTGGTCGGCGGTGTCGAGCAGGTGCCGCTGGGCATCTGGCGCCATGTGCCGGAGCGCTGCGCCCACTGGCCGCAAGGCACCAGCCTCAGCTCGCTGCACCATGGCGCGCCGCGCCCCGGGGTGAAACGTATCGCCCGGGCCGCCGATGGCCGCTTCAGCGTCACCGACAACTGGGGCGACACCCGTGAATACGCGGCGGTGCTGACCACCTGCCAGAGCTGGCTGCTGACCACCCAGATCGAATGCGAAGAGTCGCTGTTCTCGCAGAAGATGTGGATGGCCCTGGACCGCACCCGCTACATGCAGTCGTCGAAGACCTTCGTCATGGTCGACCGGCCGTTCTGGAAGGACAAGGATCCGGAAACCGGTCGCGACCTGATGAGCATGACCCTCACCGACCGCCTGACCCGCGGCACGTACCTTTTTGATAACGGCAAGTTCGACAACGGCGACGACAAGCCGGGGGTCATCTGCCTGTCCTATTCGTGGATGAGCGACGCCCTGAAGATGCTGCCGCACCCGGTGGAAAAACGGGTCAAGCTGGCCCTCGACGCCCTGAAGAAGATCTACCCGAAAGTCGATATTGCCGGGCGCATCATCGGCGACCCGATCACCGTGTCCTGGGAAGCCGATCCGCACTTCCTCGGAGCCTTCAAGGGTGCGCTACCGGGCCACTACCGCTACAACCAGCGCATGTACGCGCACTTCATGCAGGACGACCTGCCCGCCGAACAGCGCGGCATTTTCATCGCCGGCGACGACGTGTCCTGGACTCCGGCCTGGGTGGAAGGCGCGGTACAGACCTCGCTCAATGCGGTCTGGGGCATCATGAAGCACTTCGGCGGGCAGACCCACACCGAGAACCCGGGACCGGGCGACGTGTTCCACGAAATCGGCCCGATCGCCCTGGCCGACTGA